One Pseudomonas sp. HOU2 genomic window carries:
- a CDS encoding DNA internalization-related competence protein ComEC/Rec2 has protein sequence MRTGMMALAVGLLVPVFLPVLPPVGLMMLLPLVGLMLLPFRSYPLAFLLFGFTWACVSAQWALNDRLPAALDGETRWVEGRVIGLPQTSEGVVRFELADARSRHEKLPSLLRLAWYGGPPLNSGERWRLAVKLRRPGGLLNPDAFDYEAWLLAQRIGATGTIKDGQRLAEASWAWRDSIRQRLLEVDGQGRGGALAALVLGDGSGLSREDWQILQDTGTVHLLVISGQHIGMLAAVIYLLVAGLARLGLWPLRWPWLPWACGLAFAAALGYGLLAGFDVPVQRACVMVGLVLLWRLRFRHLGAWWPLLLAFDALLLLDPLASLRPGLWLSFAAVGILIFTFGGRLGAWKWWQTWTRAQWLIALGLCPVLLTLNLPISLSGPLANLLAVPWVSLLVLPPALLGTLLLPVPYVGAGLLWLAGGLIDWLFRGLSLIAGAWPAWISPSLPWWVLLLGSLGALLLLLPRGVPLRPLGWPLLLILLAPPRERVAEGLADIWQLDVGQGLAILIRTRHHTLLYDAGPRFGDFDLGERVVLPALHKLGVERIDLMLLSHADADHAGGALAVSRGLKVTRVISGDPPGLPAILRAEACETGRQWQWDGVSFQLWQWSAAHDSNQRSCVLQIEANGERLLLTGDIDTAAERVLLESPLALPTHWLQAPHHGSRSSSSMALLRALRPHSVLISRGQGNSFGHPHPLVLARYRQQGLRIYDSAQHGAIHLRLGSFQAPWLMRQQRRFWR, from the coding sequence ATGCGCACAGGGATGATGGCGCTGGCAGTCGGTCTGCTGGTTCCGGTTTTTTTGCCGGTTTTACCGCCGGTCGGGTTGATGATGTTGTTGCCGTTGGTGGGACTGATGTTGCTGCCGTTTCGCAGCTATCCCCTGGCGTTTCTGCTGTTCGGTTTCACCTGGGCGTGCGTCAGTGCGCAATGGGCGCTGAATGATCGCCTGCCCGCAGCGCTCGACGGCGAAACCCGTTGGGTCGAAGGGCGGGTGATCGGCTTGCCGCAAACCAGCGAGGGCGTGGTGCGTTTCGAGCTGGCCGATGCCCGCTCGCGTCACGAGAAGCTGCCGTCGTTGCTGCGTCTGGCGTGGTACGGCGGGCCGCCGCTCAACAGCGGCGAGCGCTGGCGCCTGGCGGTGAAGCTCAGGCGCCCCGGTGGTTTGCTCAATCCCGACGCCTTCGATTACGAAGCCTGGCTGTTGGCGCAACGCATCGGCGCAACGGGCACGATCAAGGACGGTCAGCGCCTGGCCGAGGCCAGTTGGGCATGGCGCGACAGCATTCGGCAGCGCTTGCTTGAAGTGGACGGGCAGGGCCGGGGCGGTGCATTGGCGGCGCTGGTGCTCGGTGACGGCTCCGGGCTCAGTCGCGAGGACTGGCAGATCCTGCAGGACACCGGCACCGTGCATCTGCTGGTGATTTCCGGCCAACACATCGGGATGTTGGCGGCGGTGATATATCTGCTTGTCGCCGGGCTGGCGCGTTTAGGACTGTGGCCGCTGCGTTGGCCCTGGCTGCCTTGGGCCTGTGGGCTGGCGTTTGCCGCCGCGCTTGGTTACGGCTTGCTCGCCGGGTTTGATGTGCCGGTGCAACGGGCCTGCGTGATGGTCGGGCTGGTGTTGTTGTGGCGCCTGCGCTTTCGCCATCTCGGCGCGTGGTGGCCGCTGTTGTTGGCATTCGATGCGTTGCTGTTGCTCGACCCGTTAGCCAGTCTGCGCCCCGGTTTGTGGTTGTCGTTCGCCGCGGTGGGGATTTTGATTTTCACCTTCGGCGGGCGGCTCGGCGCGTGGAAATGGTGGCAGACCTGGACCCGCGCGCAATGGCTGATTGCGCTGGGTCTGTGCCCGGTGTTGTTGACACTGAACCTGCCGATCAGCCTCAGCGGGCCATTGGCGAATCTGCTGGCGGTGCCGTGGGTCAGTCTGCTGGTGCTGCCACCGGCGCTGCTCGGCACGCTGTTGTTGCCGGTGCCTTACGTCGGTGCAGGCTTGTTGTGGCTGGCCGGTGGTTTGATCGACTGGCTGTTTCGCGGCTTGTCGCTGATCGCCGGGGCCTGGCCGGCGTGGATCTCGCCGTCGCTGCCGTGGTGGGTTTTGCTGCTTGGCAGTCTCGGTGCCTTGTTGTTGCTGTTGCCGCGCGGCGTGCCATTGCGACCGTTGGGCTGGCCGTTGCTGTTGATTCTGCTGGCGCCGCCGCGCGAGCGGGTGGCCGAGGGCCTGGCCGACATCTGGCAGCTCGATGTCGGTCAGGGTTTGGCGATCCTGATCCGCACGCGTCATCACACCTTGCTCTACGACGCCGGTCCACGCTTTGGCGATTTCGATCTGGGGGAGCGGGTGGTGCTGCCGGCGCTGCACAAACTGGGGGTCGAGCGCATTGATTTGATGCTGCTCAGTCATGCCGACGCCGACCATGCCGGTGGTGCGCTGGCGGTATCGCGGGGCCTGAAAGTGACGCGGGTGATCAGCGGCGATCCGCCGGGGCTGCCCGCCATCCTGCGGGCCGAAGCCTGTGAAACCGGGCGCCAATGGCAGTGGGACGGCGTCAGTTTTCAGCTGTGGCAATGGTCGGCGGCCCATGACAGCAATCAGCGCTCCTGCGTGTTGCAGATCGAGGCCAATGGCGAGCGCCTGCTGCTGACCGGTGATATCGACACGGCTGCCGAACGGGTTCTGCTGGAGAGTCCGTTGGCGCTGCCGACGCACTGGCTGCAAGCGCCGCATCATGGCAGTCGTAGTTCTTCTTCGATGGCTTTGCTGCGGGCATTACGCCCGCATTCGGTGCTGATCTCCCGGGGGCAGGGCAATTCGTTCGGTCATCCACACCCGCTGGTGCTCGCGCGTTACCGCCAGCAAGGGTTGCGCATCTATGACAGCGCGCAGCACGGCGCCATCCATCTGCGTCTGGGCAGCTTCCAGGCGCCGTGGCTGATGCGTCAACAACGGCGTTTCTGGCGCTGA
- a CDS encoding DUF2062 domain-containing protein: protein MPRRLFKRYMPDPTSIREHKSLRFLGKLLHDPNLWHLNRHSVARAMAVGLFAAFLPIPAQMLVAAALAITVRGNMPIAVSLVWLTNPITMPAVFFCTYQTGAWLMNVPARTLPDSLTWEWISGELSTMWQPFLLGSVVCGLLLGILAYFTVMLYWRWWVARQWARRKKSRKS from the coding sequence ATGCCCCGGCGCTTATTCAAACGTTACATGCCCGATCCGACGAGCATCAGGGAACACAAATCCTTACGCTTTCTCGGCAAGTTGCTGCATGACCCGAACCTCTGGCACCTCAATCGTCACTCGGTGGCCCGGGCGATGGCCGTCGGCCTGTTCGCCGCGTTCCTGCCGATTCCGGCGCAGATGCTGGTGGCGGCGGCACTGGCGATCACCGTGCGCGGCAACATGCCGATTGCCGTCAGCCTGGTCTGGCTGACCAACCCGATCACCATGCCGGCGGTGTTTTTCTGCACTTACCAGACCGGGGCCTGGTTGATGAATGTGCCCGCCCGCACCCTGCCCGATTCGTTGACCTGGGAATGGATCAGTGGAGAGTTGTCGACCATGTGGCAGCCGTTTTTGCTCGGGTCGGTGGTATGCGGGCTGCTACTCGGCATCCTCGCCTACTTCACGGTCATGCTGTACTGGCGTTGGTGGGTGGCGCGGCAATGGGCGCGGCGCAAGAAAAGCCGCAAATCTTGA
- a CDS encoding glutathione S-transferase, protein MLKIWGRKNSSNVRKPLWAAEELGLGYEAIDAGGAFGVVDTPEYRAMNPNGRVPVIEDDGFVLWESNAIVRYLLARHAPNSAWYPADLQARAIADKWMDWTTSSFAGPFRTVFWGVLRTPADQQDWPAINAAIKECTALLAMADQALASQPYLSGSEIGMGDIPLGSFIYAWFEMPIERAAQPHLQAWYARLKQRPAYQKAVMTALT, encoded by the coding sequence ATGCTGAAGATCTGGGGACGGAAAAACTCATCGAATGTCAGGAAGCCACTGTGGGCCGCCGAGGAACTGGGCCTGGGCTACGAGGCGATTGACGCCGGTGGCGCCTTCGGTGTGGTCGACACGCCTGAATACCGGGCGATGAACCCGAACGGCCGGGTGCCGGTCATCGAAGATGACGGCTTCGTGCTGTGGGAATCGAATGCCATCGTGCGATACCTGCTGGCCAGGCATGCACCGAACAGCGCCTGGTATCCGGCAGACCTGCAAGCCCGGGCCATCGCGGACAAGTGGATGGACTGGACCACCTCGAGTTTTGCCGGACCATTTCGCACCGTGTTCTGGGGAGTACTGCGCACGCCAGCGGATCAGCAGGACTGGCCGGCAATCAACGCCGCGATCAAGGAGTGCACGGCGCTGCTGGCCATGGCCGATCAGGCCCTTGCCAGCCAGCCATACCTGTCCGGCAGCGAAATCGGCATGGGCGATATTCCGCTGGGCAGTTTCATTTATGCCTGGTTCGAGATGCCGATCGAACGCGCCGCGCAGCCGCATCTGCAGGCTTGGTACGCACGGCTGAAGCAGCGTCCGGCCTATCAGAAAGCAGTCATGACCGCGTTGACTTGA
- a CDS encoding ABC transporter permease, whose product MSSEFRPNLVALQTIVYREVKRFTRIWPQTLLPPAITMVLYFVIFGNLIGKQIGGMGGFSYMEYIVPGLIMMSVITNSYGNVVSSFFGSKFQRSIEELMVSPVSPHTILIGFTIGGVLRGLMVGVIVTILSLFFTHLQVHHLGVTLLVVILTATIFSLLGFINAVFARNFDDISIIPTFVLTPLTYLGGVFYSITLLPPFWQTVSLANPVLHMVNAFRYGILGVSDIRIGIAITFMLVATVVLYLGCARLLVSGRGMRT is encoded by the coding sequence ATGAGTTCCGAGTTCCGCCCCAACCTCGTCGCTCTCCAGACCATCGTTTATCGCGAGGTCAAACGCTTCACGCGGATCTGGCCGCAGACCCTGCTGCCGCCGGCGATCACCATGGTTCTGTACTTCGTGATTTTCGGTAACCTGATCGGCAAGCAGATTGGCGGCATGGGTGGCTTCAGTTACATGGAGTACATCGTGCCGGGGCTGATCATGATGTCGGTGATCACCAACTCCTACGGTAACGTGGTCTCGAGTTTCTTTGGCAGCAAGTTTCAGCGTTCCATTGAGGAGCTGATGGTCTCGCCGGTGTCGCCGCACACCATCCTGATCGGCTTCACCATTGGCGGCGTGCTGCGCGGTTTGATGGTCGGGGTCATCGTGACCATTCTGTCGTTGTTCTTCACCCATCTGCAGGTGCATCACCTCGGCGTGACCTTGCTGGTGGTGATCCTGACCGCGACCATCTTCTCACTGCTGGGCTTCATCAACGCGGTGTTTGCGCGCAACTTCGATGACATCTCGATCATCCCGACGTTTGTGCTGACGCCGCTGACTTACCTCGGTGGCGTGTTTTACTCGATCACCTTGCTGCCGCCGTTCTGGCAGACCGTGTCGCTGGCCAACCCGGTGCTGCATATGGTCAATGCCTTCCGTTACGGCATTCTCGGGGTGTCGGATATCCGCATCGGCATCGCGATCACCTTCATGCTGGTGGCGACCGTGGTGCTGTACCTCGGTTGTGCGCGGTTGCTGGTGAGTGGGCGCGGGATGCGGACCTGA
- a CDS encoding transglutaminase family protein, translated as MREYLSPGRFIDSDHPAVVEFAEQHRGASRDPLAQAISLYYAVREAVRYNPYTFSLDPRTLCGSHALAAGESYCVPKATLLAGCARHCGIPARIGLADVKNHLSTPRLLELLRSDVFAMHGYTELFLNERWVKATPAFNQKLCELFNVAPLDFDGINDSVFHPYNRDGALLMEYLVDHGQFADVPEQFFFEHLEKCYPHLFGEHQAKVLGDMQSDLSRV; from the coding sequence ATGCGCGAGTATCTGAGCCCCGGCCGCTTCATCGATAGTGACCACCCGGCGGTGGTGGAGTTCGCCGAACAACACCGCGGTGCCAGCCGCGACCCGCTCGCGCAGGCGATCAGTCTCTATTACGCCGTGCGCGAAGCGGTGCGCTACAACCCGTATACCTTCAGCCTCGACCCGCGGACCCTGTGCGGCAGTCATGCGCTGGCGGCCGGGGAAAGTTATTGCGTGCCCAAGGCCACATTGCTGGCCGGGTGCGCACGGCATTGCGGCATTCCCGCACGCATCGGTCTGGCCGACGTCAAGAATCACCTGTCGACCCCGCGTTTGCTGGAGTTGTTGCGCAGCGATGTGTTCGCCATGCACGGTTACACCGAACTGTTCCTCAACGAGCGCTGGGTCAAAGCCACGCCGGCCTTCAATCAGAAACTCTGCGAGCTGTTCAACGTCGCACCATTGGACTTTGACGGGATCAATGACAGCGTTTTCCATCCGTACAACCGTGACGGCGCGCTGTTGATGGAGTATCTGGTCGATCACGGCCAGTTCGCCGATGTGCCGGAACAGTTCTTCTTCGAACACCTGGAAAAGTGCTACCCGCATCTGTTCGGCGAGCATCAGGCGAAGGTGCTGGGTGATATGCAGAGTGATTTGAGTCGGGTCTGA
- a CDS encoding MotA/TolQ/ExbB proton channel family protein has product MWELVKSGGWMMLPIILSSIAAMAIVAERLWTLRASRVTPEHLLGQVWVWIKDKQLNKEKLKELRANSPLGEILAAGLANSKHGREIMKECIEEAAARVIHELERYVNALGTIAAMSPLLGLLGTVLGMIDIFSAFTGSGMTTNASVLAGGISKALITTAAGLMVGIPSVFFHRFLQRRIDELVVGMEQEAIKLVEVVQGDRDVDLAGDKA; this is encoded by the coding sequence GTGTGGGAATTGGTCAAATCCGGCGGCTGGATGATGTTGCCGATCATTCTGAGTTCCATCGCGGCGATGGCGATTGTCGCCGAGCGCCTGTGGACCCTGCGCGCCAGCCGCGTCACCCCCGAGCATCTGCTGGGTCAGGTCTGGGTCTGGATCAAGGACAAGCAGCTCAATAAAGAAAAGCTCAAGGAATTGCGCGCCAACTCGCCGCTGGGTGAAATCCTCGCTGCGGGCCTGGCCAACTCCAAGCATGGTCGCGAGATCATGAAGGAATGCATCGAAGAAGCCGCCGCGCGGGTGATTCACGAGCTCGAACGCTACGTCAACGCGCTGGGCACGATTGCCGCCATGTCGCCGTTGCTGGGCCTGTTGGGCACGGTACTGGGCATGATCGACATTTTCAGCGCCTTCACCGGTTCCGGCATGACCACCAACGCCTCGGTACTGGCCGGCGGTATTTCCAAGGCACTGATCACCACGGCGGCAGGCCTGATGGTCGGTATTCCGTCGGTGTTCTTCCACCGTTTCCTGCAACGCCGCATCGATGAGCTGGTGGTGGGCATGGAGCAGGAAGCGATCAAACTGGTCGAAGTGGTGCAAGGCGACCGTGACGTCGATCTGGCCGGGGACAAAGCGTGA
- a CDS encoding biopolymer transporter ExbD: MKFRRKPRETIDINLASLIDVVFILLLFFVVTTTFTRETQLRVDLPESVSGSPAEDQQLKQLDVAISAEGVFSVNNRILPKNDLATLMEAMQKEANGDTNMPLSISADGKTQHQSVITAMDAAGKLGFSHLRMTTVEAAPKS; the protein is encoded by the coding sequence GTGAAATTCCGTCGCAAGCCCCGGGAAACGATCGACATCAACCTCGCGTCGCTGATCGACGTGGTGTTCATCCTGTTGCTGTTTTTCGTCGTGACCACCACCTTCACCCGCGAGACCCAGTTGCGCGTCGATCTGCCGGAATCGGTCAGCGGTTCGCCCGCTGAAGACCAGCAGCTCAAGCAGCTGGACGTCGCGATCAGCGCCGAAGGCGTGTTCTCGGTGAACAACAGGATTCTGCCGAAAAACGACCTGGCAACATTGATGGAAGCCATGCAGAAAGAAGCCAACGGTGACACCAACATGCCGTTGTCGATCAGCGCCGATGGCAAGACCCAGCACCAATCAGTGATCACCGCCATGGACGCGGCCGGCAAGCTCGGTTTCAGCCATCTGCGCATGACCACGGTCGAGGCGGCGCCCAAATCCTGA
- a CDS encoding ABC transporter ATP-binding protein, which translates to MSSALSIRQLTKTYGNGFQALSGIDLDVAEGDFFALLGPNGAGKSTTIGILSTLVNKTSGTVNIFGHDLDKNPAALKRSIGVVPQEFNFNQFEKTFDIVVTQAGYYGIPAKIAKERAEQYLTQLGLWDKRDVPSRSLSGGMKRRLMIARALVHEPRLLILDEPTAGVDIELRRSMWTFLTELNQKGITIILTTHYLEEAEQLCRNIGIIDHGTIVENTSMKQLLGQLHVETFLLDLKNDLHAAPQLLGYPARLLDGHTLEVQVDKSMGITALFTQLAQQNIEVLSLRNKTNRLEELFVSLVEKNLSKVAV; encoded by the coding sequence ATGAGTTCCGCTCTGTCCATCCGGCAGCTAACCAAAACCTACGGCAACGGGTTCCAGGCCTTGAGTGGTATCGATCTGGACGTCGCCGAAGGTGACTTTTTCGCCTTGCTCGGCCCCAACGGCGCCGGCAAATCCACGACCATCGGCATTCTCTCGACCCTGGTCAACAAGACCAGCGGCACGGTGAATATCTTCGGTCATGACCTGGACAAGAACCCTGCCGCGCTCAAGCGCTCGATCGGCGTGGTGCCCCAGGAATTCAACTTCAACCAGTTCGAAAAAACTTTCGACATCGTCGTGACCCAGGCCGGTTACTACGGCATCCCGGCGAAGATCGCCAAGGAACGCGCCGAGCAGTACCTGACCCAGCTCGGCCTGTGGGACAAGCGCGATGTGCCGTCGCGTTCGCTGTCCGGCGGCATGAAACGGCGTCTGATGATTGCCCGCGCCCTGGTGCATGAACCGCGGCTGCTGATCCTCGATGAGCCGACCGCTGGCGTCGACATCGAACTGCGTCGCTCGATGTGGACGTTCCTCACCGAGCTGAACCAGAAAGGCATCACCATCATTCTCACCACGCACTACCTGGAAGAGGCCGAGCAGTTGTGCCGCAACATCGGCATCATCGACCACGGCACCATCGTCGAGAACACCAGCATGAAACAGCTGCTGGGCCAGTTGCACGTCGAAACCTTCCTGCTCGACCTGAAAAACGACTTGCACGCCGCGCCGCAATTGCTCGGCTATCCCGCCCGGTTGCTCGACGGCCATACCCTGGAAGTCCAGGTCGACAAATCCATGGGCATCACCGCGCTGTTCACTCAATTGGCGCAGCAGAACATCGAAGTGCTGAGCCTGCGTAACAAAACCAATCGCCTCGAGGAGCTGTTCGTGTCCCTGGTGGAGAAAAATCTGTCGAAGGTGGCGGTATGA